A stretch of Hypomesus transpacificus isolate Combined female chromosome 7, fHypTra1, whole genome shotgun sequence DNA encodes these proteins:
- the LOC124469557 gene encoding gamma-secretase-activating protein isoform X2 has product MLNVSATFDLQKDVVSNIFKKESSVGRIEEYSNAVETQIINIERDGGVLYSWKGVTGNTQIGKYDPTTKQNKLLYTFDKQVCVSSCSLNKEETLLAVSLVQRTRAEERLKPVSKCLTLLIEIQPLNNTKVLKAVDCKIRVQFLYPETDRSSVLESHLLLLADEGYVEQYHVMLSKQEGYRVVMCNFKRMAKDRVVEDFTWTQWDSHTQRLFYLTYRDKAVLVCVQFYPNHNCETVFELALDLPSNPFTSLRFINLGFDHYQEEEPVQDDPIRIAVFTNIIGSMCVCYSQQITPQQASCSYTIVLVHKGCSKTFTVALDGDISPHTTDLHPLFLPLGYYILVYLPGHFLHCINSRQQELLCHSLFLSGPESDLGLPAEGAVVFCLPDCTSLLDLAAGRMFSLDISSDFLLQLLQTPGPSRHDNQRLAVMHCLLVYLGPNPHLEQRIIDWICDNIMPFDTFDQIQEFVLASLYRIVYNKSLSLDKVLPYTSVSGDKDLPASLDEVPGVTCSTQLHAEPVFSKKHSWSQPGYWEDLQWSSERVQYFEAVPSPRFRTQQLQQEWTFPNLGPGREPVCQAPEASVSTQPSQKKSEKKRASGSHAACHIEENTKKVLSVVDTCCRDQKLVPLFQEEDQQQRVLIGQMVDKLREHLNRHLPRLGKKRIDSLVVNYVAKLLELIRYMLESVWLKYRLAPCVMCLNKPGSPAEWTVFHVMCRILEATKSLCLPNPPGYHTLLAVLGVRCLPRHMFLQYVDQGLLQLTETFVSRLMTDLDNSHSNEQLKFSILKRIPEPMEQRMCHLWDHPISSACISRAYVSSLLKKQANTKGSQFIDRGRPGFRPDFLPLTYLTKTLSDLEDEALNPFEEQETVDARFVEETALKQTLILLGFEVK; this is encoded by the exons ATGCTGAATGTAAGCGCAACGTTCGATCTTCAGAAGGATGTCGTGtccaatatatttaaaaaagaatCTTCTGTGGGACGAATAGAAG AGTACTCAAATGCAGTGGAGACGCAGATCATCAACATcgaaagggatggaggggtccTTTACTCCTGGAAA GGAGTGACAGGGAACACTCAGATTGGCAAATATGATCCCACTACCAAACAGAATAAG ctcctctacacATTCGacaagcaggtgtgtgtgagcagctgtTCCCTGAACAAGGAGGAGACACTGCTCG CTGTCAGTCTGGTACAGAGGACGAGAGCTGAAGAACGACTCAAACCAG TGTCCAAATGCCTGACCCTCCTGATAGAGATCCAACCCCTAAACAACACCAAGGTGCTGAAGGCCGTGGACTGTAAGATCAGAGTGCAG tTCCTGTATccggagacagacaggagctcaGTTCTGGAAAGTCATCTTCTGCTCCTGGCTGATGAGGGAT ATGTGGAGCAGTACCATGTGATGCTGAGCAAGCAGGAAGGCTACAGAGTG GTGATGTGTAACTTCAAGCGCATGGCCAAGGACAGAGTAGTAGAGGACTTCACGTGGACCCAGTGGGACTCCCACACCCAGAGACTGTTCTACCTCACCTAcagg GACAAAgcggtgttggtgtgtgtgcagttttacCCTAACCACAACTGTGAGACTGTG TTTGAGCTGGCTTTGGATCTGCCCTCCAACCCCTTCACCTCCCTGAG GTTTATCAACCTTGGCTTTGACCACTACCAGGAGGAAGAGCCTGTACAGGATGATCCAATCAGAATAGCTGTTTTCACCAACATAATAGGCAG catgtgtgtgtgctacagcCAGCAGATCACTCCACAGCAGGCCAGCTGCAGCTACACCATCGTCCTGGTCCATAAAG gctGCAGTAAGACTTTCACTGTAGCGCTAGATGGTGACATCTCTCCTCACACTACAGacctccatcctctctttctccccctgg GCTATTACATCCTGGTTTACCTGCCAGGTCACTTCCTGCATTGCATCaacagcagacagcaggagcTGCTCTGCCacagcctcttcctgtctg GTCCAGAGTCAGACCTGGGCCTGCCAGCAGAGGGTGCTGTGGTGTTCTGTCTCCCAGACTGCACCTCTCTGCTGGACCTGGCTGCAGGCAGGATGTTCTCCCTAGACATCAGCTCTGActtcctgctccagctcctccaaaCACCAGGCCCCAGCCGGCATGACAACCAGCGCCTGGCCGTCATGCACTGCCTGCTGGTCTACCTGGGGCCTAACCCTCACCTGGAGCAGAGG ATCATAGACTGGATCTGTGACAACATCATGCCGTTCGACACCTTTGATCAGATCCAGGAGTTTGTTCTGG CCTCTCTCTACCGCATCGTCTACAACAAGTCTCTCAGTCTGGACAAGGTCCTGCCCTACACCTCTGTGTCTGGGGACAAG GATCTGCCAGCCAGTCTAGATGAGGTACCTGGAGTGACGTGCAGCACACAGCTTCATGCTGAGCCTGTGTTCTCCAAGAAG CATTCCTGGAGTCAGCCAGGCTACTGGGAGGATCTGCAGTGGAGCTCAGAGAGGGTCCAGTACTTTGAGGCGGTTCCTAGCCCCAGGTTCAGAacccagcagctgcagcaggagtGGACCTTTCCCAACCTGGGTCCTGGGAGGGAGCCTGTCTGTCAGGCTCCAGAAGCGTCCGTCAGCACACAGCCGTCCCAGAAG aagtcagagaagaagagggcTTCTGGCTCTCACGCTGCCTGTCACATTGAGGAAAACACCAAGAA ggtgcTGTCTGTGGTGGACACCTGTTGTCGGG ATCAGAAGCTGGTTCCCCTGTTTCAGGAGGAGGACCAGCAGCAGAGGGTGCTGATAGGCCAG ATGGTGGACAAGCTAAGGGAGCACCTGAACAGACACCTGCCTCGACTGGGGAAAAAGAGGATCGATTCACTGGTGGTGAACTACGTGGCTAAGCTG ttggAGCTGATCAGATACATGCTGGAGTCGGTGTGGCTGAAGTACAGACTGGCTCCATGTGTGATGTGCTT GAACAAGCCAGGCAGTCCTGCAGAGTGGACGGTGTTTCACGTGATGTGTCGGATCCTGGAGGCTACCAAGAGTCTCTGTCTACCTAACCCTCctg ggtatcACACTCTGTTGGCAGTGTTAGGGGTGCGTTGTCTTCCCCGTCACATGTTCCTGCAGTACGTCGACCAGGGCCTGCTACAGCTCACTGAGACCTTCGTATCGCGCCTCATGACAG ATCTAGACAACAGTCATTCCAACGAGCAGCTCAAGTTCAGCATTCTCAAGCGTATCCCTGAG CCGATGGAACAGAGGATGTGCCATCTGTGGGACCACCCCATCAGCTCCGCCTGCATCTCCCGGGCCTACGTGAGCAGCCTGCTGAAGAAACAAGCCAACACCAAG GGATCCCAGTTCATAGACAGAGGCAGGCCAGGGTTCAGACCTGACTTCCTGCCTCTTACCTACCTGACCAAGACACTGTCTGATCTGGAAGACGAAG ctctGAACCCCTTTGAGGAGCAGGAGACCGTGGATGCCAGGTTCGTGGAGGAGACTGCTCTTAAGCAGACACTAATACTGCTGGGCTTTGAGGTCaagtga
- the LOC124469557 gene encoding gamma-secretase-activating protein isoform X1 — MLNVSATFDLQKDVVSNIFKKESSVGRIEEYSNAVETQIINIERDGGVLYSWKGVTGNTQIGKYDPTTKQNKLLYTFDKQVCVSSCSLNKEETLLAVSLVQRTRAEERLKPVSKCLTLLIEIQPLNNTKVLKAVDCKIRVQFLYPETDRSSVLESHLLLLADEGYVEQYHVMLSKQEGYRVVMCNFKRMAKDRVVEDFTWTQWDSHTQRLFYLTYRDKAVLVCVQFYPNHNCETVFELALDLPSNPFTSLRFINLGFDHYQEEEPVQDDPIRIAVFTNIIESSMCVCYSQQITPQQASCSYTIVLVHKGCSKTFTVALDGDISPHTTDLHPLFLPLGYYILVYLPGHFLHCINSRQQELLCHSLFLSGPESDLGLPAEGAVVFCLPDCTSLLDLAAGRMFSLDISSDFLLQLLQTPGPSRHDNQRLAVMHCLLVYLGPNPHLEQRIIDWICDNIMPFDTFDQIQEFVLASLYRIVYNKSLSLDKVLPYTSVSGDKDLPASLDEVPGVTCSTQLHAEPVFSKKHSWSQPGYWEDLQWSSERVQYFEAVPSPRFRTQQLQQEWTFPNLGPGREPVCQAPEASVSTQPSQKKSEKKRASGSHAACHIEENTKKVLSVVDTCCRDQKLVPLFQEEDQQQRVLIGQMVDKLREHLNRHLPRLGKKRIDSLVVNYVAKLLELIRYMLESVWLKYRLAPCVMCLNKPGSPAEWTVFHVMCRILEATKSLCLPNPPGYHTLLAVLGVRCLPRHMFLQYVDQGLLQLTETFVSRLMTDLDNSHSNEQLKFSILKRIPEPMEQRMCHLWDHPISSACISRAYVSSLLKKQANTKGSQFIDRGRPGFRPDFLPLTYLTKTLSDLEDEALNPFEEQETVDARFVEETALKQTLILLGFEVK, encoded by the exons ATGCTGAATGTAAGCGCAACGTTCGATCTTCAGAAGGATGTCGTGtccaatatatttaaaaaagaatCTTCTGTGGGACGAATAGAAG AGTACTCAAATGCAGTGGAGACGCAGATCATCAACATcgaaagggatggaggggtccTTTACTCCTGGAAA GGAGTGACAGGGAACACTCAGATTGGCAAATATGATCCCACTACCAAACAGAATAAG ctcctctacacATTCGacaagcaggtgtgtgtgagcagctgtTCCCTGAACAAGGAGGAGACACTGCTCG CTGTCAGTCTGGTACAGAGGACGAGAGCTGAAGAACGACTCAAACCAG TGTCCAAATGCCTGACCCTCCTGATAGAGATCCAACCCCTAAACAACACCAAGGTGCTGAAGGCCGTGGACTGTAAGATCAGAGTGCAG tTCCTGTATccggagacagacaggagctcaGTTCTGGAAAGTCATCTTCTGCTCCTGGCTGATGAGGGAT ATGTGGAGCAGTACCATGTGATGCTGAGCAAGCAGGAAGGCTACAGAGTG GTGATGTGTAACTTCAAGCGCATGGCCAAGGACAGAGTAGTAGAGGACTTCACGTGGACCCAGTGGGACTCCCACACCCAGAGACTGTTCTACCTCACCTAcagg GACAAAgcggtgttggtgtgtgtgcagttttacCCTAACCACAACTGTGAGACTGTG TTTGAGCTGGCTTTGGATCTGCCCTCCAACCCCTTCACCTCCCTGAG GTTTATCAACCTTGGCTTTGACCACTACCAGGAGGAAGAGCCTGTACAGGATGATCCAATCAGAATAGCTGTTTTCACCAACATAATAG AGA gcagcatgtgtgtgtgctacagcCAGCAGATCACTCCACAGCAGGCCAGCTGCAGCTACACCATCGTCCTGGTCCATAAAG gctGCAGTAAGACTTTCACTGTAGCGCTAGATGGTGACATCTCTCCTCACACTACAGacctccatcctctctttctccccctgg GCTATTACATCCTGGTTTACCTGCCAGGTCACTTCCTGCATTGCATCaacagcagacagcaggagcTGCTCTGCCacagcctcttcctgtctg GTCCAGAGTCAGACCTGGGCCTGCCAGCAGAGGGTGCTGTGGTGTTCTGTCTCCCAGACTGCACCTCTCTGCTGGACCTGGCTGCAGGCAGGATGTTCTCCCTAGACATCAGCTCTGActtcctgctccagctcctccaaaCACCAGGCCCCAGCCGGCATGACAACCAGCGCCTGGCCGTCATGCACTGCCTGCTGGTCTACCTGGGGCCTAACCCTCACCTGGAGCAGAGG ATCATAGACTGGATCTGTGACAACATCATGCCGTTCGACACCTTTGATCAGATCCAGGAGTTTGTTCTGG CCTCTCTCTACCGCATCGTCTACAACAAGTCTCTCAGTCTGGACAAGGTCCTGCCCTACACCTCTGTGTCTGGGGACAAG GATCTGCCAGCCAGTCTAGATGAGGTACCTGGAGTGACGTGCAGCACACAGCTTCATGCTGAGCCTGTGTTCTCCAAGAAG CATTCCTGGAGTCAGCCAGGCTACTGGGAGGATCTGCAGTGGAGCTCAGAGAGGGTCCAGTACTTTGAGGCGGTTCCTAGCCCCAGGTTCAGAacccagcagctgcagcaggagtGGACCTTTCCCAACCTGGGTCCTGGGAGGGAGCCTGTCTGTCAGGCTCCAGAAGCGTCCGTCAGCACACAGCCGTCCCAGAAG aagtcagagaagaagagggcTTCTGGCTCTCACGCTGCCTGTCACATTGAGGAAAACACCAAGAA ggtgcTGTCTGTGGTGGACACCTGTTGTCGGG ATCAGAAGCTGGTTCCCCTGTTTCAGGAGGAGGACCAGCAGCAGAGGGTGCTGATAGGCCAG ATGGTGGACAAGCTAAGGGAGCACCTGAACAGACACCTGCCTCGACTGGGGAAAAAGAGGATCGATTCACTGGTGGTGAACTACGTGGCTAAGCTG ttggAGCTGATCAGATACATGCTGGAGTCGGTGTGGCTGAAGTACAGACTGGCTCCATGTGTGATGTGCTT GAACAAGCCAGGCAGTCCTGCAGAGTGGACGGTGTTTCACGTGATGTGTCGGATCCTGGAGGCTACCAAGAGTCTCTGTCTACCTAACCCTCctg ggtatcACACTCTGTTGGCAGTGTTAGGGGTGCGTTGTCTTCCCCGTCACATGTTCCTGCAGTACGTCGACCAGGGCCTGCTACAGCTCACTGAGACCTTCGTATCGCGCCTCATGACAG ATCTAGACAACAGTCATTCCAACGAGCAGCTCAAGTTCAGCATTCTCAAGCGTATCCCTGAG CCGATGGAACAGAGGATGTGCCATCTGTGGGACCACCCCATCAGCTCCGCCTGCATCTCCCGGGCCTACGTGAGCAGCCTGCTGAAGAAACAAGCCAACACCAAG GGATCCCAGTTCATAGACAGAGGCAGGCCAGGGTTCAGACCTGACTTCCTGCCTCTTACCTACCTGACCAAGACACTGTCTGATCTGGAAGACGAAG ctctGAACCCCTTTGAGGAGCAGGAGACCGTGGATGCCAGGTTCGTGGAGGAGACTGCTCTTAAGCAGACACTAATACTGCTGGGCTTTGAGGTCaagtga